The DNA region GATGGATCTGTATTACAATATTTGAAAGTAAGGAATGAAATTTTCCTCCATTGGAAAGGTGAAATTTGGAGTGGGAAACTTACCGAACGTCAGTACGAAGCTGGTGGCCAGACCTCTCCCGAAATCAAAAGCCCGATGCCCGGAAAAGTAGTGCAAATCTCTACTGAGGTGGGAAGGGAACACAAAGGGGGAGAGACTTTACTCATTTTGGAAGCCATGAAAATGGAGAACGCTGTTAAGGCCCCTTATCCATGCCGAGTGGAAGAAATTCGAAAATCACAAGGGGATCTGGTCCAACAGGACGAAGTGCTGATCATTTTACACAGAATCGAACCGGAAAAAACATAAATTTTCGAATCTATTTGACATATTTTTCAAACTTCCCAGCATAAGGCAGTTTCTTTGGCTGATAGGTAGAGAATGTACAATCATATTTTAAGAAGTTTCATACTTCTGTTGTTTTTTTCGTTTTTCCACGGGGTTCTCGGTCAGGAACGTCAACCCCGTACCGACCTTCCGTTCGAGATCTCTGAAAAAAAGAGGCTGAGCGAGCGGGATTTTAAGAATAAAAAAGAGGGAGGCTACTTCACAGGTCTTCCTCTCATCAACTCCGACCCCAATGTGGGAGTAGGGTATGGGGCACGTGTGATTTATTTTTACAATGGGGAAAAGAAATCTCCCATGTTTGAATACACTCCGTATCGTGTTCGGGTCTTTGCTCAGTACTTTAATACGACAAAAAACGCACCTTACCACCAATTGAGTATCGATGCTCCTTATATTTTTGATACAAAATGGAGACTTCGTGGGGATTTAGTTTATGAACGAAATCCCAACTCCCTATTTTTCGGAATTGGATCGGACACCCTTCAACCACTTTCTTATTTAGAAAGAAACAACCCCAATGGTCAAATCCGACGAAATGCTCCTTTTTCCGATTATGAGGACAATTTGAACTATCGTCGCCCTGGGGATGCAGGCCAAGGGGAAGCACCAATCGTCAGTGATCACAGGTACAATCGTTACGATATTGAAAATCCTAACTTTAGTGCATCTGGTGAGTATTCCTTTTTTGGAGGAACACTTCGTACGGTGACTGGGGTTCGTCTCTCCAAACAAATCATTCGTACATACGATGGAAAGTATAACGACGCACAATTAGGTCCAGCAGACGGGGTTTTGGGCCTTCTCGGGGTTGATCGTACTTTCGGTACTCCTCAAGGAGAAACAAAATTAACTCGTGACGATAAAGATGGAAAGATTAAGGGCCTTAACGGTGGTTATACGAACACTGTCCGCGCCGGGATTGTATTCGATACTCGTGACTTTGAACCAGA from Leptospira noumeaensis includes:
- a CDS encoding acetyl-CoA carboxylase biotin carboxyl carrier protein subunit, which translates into the protein MDYLFETKSGSASVYVSGSQTRVRLGKDSFSFHLEDWIKEETHPNETNPLRSVTMKDGSVLQYLKVRNEIFLHWKGEIWSGKLTERQYEAGGQTSPEIKSPMPGKVVQISTEVGREHKGGETLLILEAMKMENAVKAPYPCRVEEIRKSQGDLVQQDEVLIILHRIEPEKT
- the omp85 gene encoding Omp85 family outer membrane protein — translated: MYNHILRSFILLLFFSFFHGVLGQERQPRTDLPFEISEKKRLSERDFKNKKEGGYFTGLPLINSDPNVGVGYGARVIYFYNGEKKSPMFEYTPYRVRVFAQYFNTTKNAPYHQLSIDAPYIFDTKWRLRGDLVYERNPNSLFFGIGSDTLQPLSYLERNNPNGQIRRNAPFSDYEDNLNYRRPGDAGQGEAPIVSDHRYNRYDIENPNFSASGEYSFFGGTLRTVTGVRLSKQIIRTYDGKYNDAQLGPADGVLGLLGVDRTFGTPQGETKLTRDDKDGKIKGLNGGYTNTVRAGIVFDTRDFEPDPNRGVFLEYTHERSAKAIGSTYDFNKNLVSGRIFLSPVQWFTSKPPEILEKFVLAARGTMIQTNGDAPFYEYRNMWGTETNQSGLGGRTTIRGYKQDRFVGQTMAFANFEIRWKFAETEFWGQHFDFQLVPFYDVGRVWDRTEDANLKNYKHSRGIGLRIPWNQATVIYFDHAISNEDRQTFINFNHIF